The Lycium barbarum isolate Lr01 chromosome 9, ASM1917538v2, whole genome shotgun sequence genome has a segment encoding these proteins:
- the LOC132611846 gene encoding uncharacterized protein LOC132611846 has translation MRNSKIKGGKKETIPPVKLVSNRSVNTQQSFERLTNLNRINIYSIIGLMEPFEDAEHIERFRRKLGMETTFVNISGKIWLFLSEDVQGSVEIDNEHHITLKLFHQSLNCNIVLTVVYASCDAGERRVLWDSINQVSNLFDLPWLVGGDFNVISTEEEKLGDLPVLYNEIANFNNCLSSCGLQDLGYVGSTYTWWNGRVEEARIFKILDRMVCNDKLLDVMPTMKVTHLIKKGSDHSPFGT, from the exons ATGAGGAACTCAAAAATAAAAGGAGGAAAGAAGGAAACCATTCCCCCTGTCAAACTAGTATCAAACAG ATCAGTTAATACTCAGCAATCTTTTGAGAGATTAACTAATCTGAATAGAATAAACATATACAGTATTATTGGTCTGATGGAACCTTTTGAAGATGCTGAACATATAGAAAGATTTAGAAGGAAGTTAGGTATGGAAACAACTTTTGTCAATATCTCAGGCAAAATCTGGTTATTCCTATCAGAGGATGTACAGGGTTCTGTGGAGATAGACAATGAACATCATATTACTTTGAAGCTGTTTCACCAAAGTTTAAACTGTAATATAGTCTTAACAGTGGTTTATGCCTCTTGTGATGCTGGAGAAAGAAGAGTTCTTTGGGATTCTATTAACCAGGTATCTAATCTTTTTGATTTACCTTGGCTGGTGGGAGGTGACTTCAATGTCATATCTACAGAAGAGGAAAAATTAGGAGATCTACCAGTCTTGTATAATGAGATAGCAAATTTCAATAATTGTCTCAGCAGTTGTGGTTTACAGGATCTTGGATATGTAGGTAGCACATATACATGGTGGAATGgaagagttgaagaagcacgCATTTTTAAAATATTGGATAGGATGGTTTGTAATGATAAATTGCTAGATGTAATGCCCACCATGAAGGTGACTCATCTGATAAAAAAGGGATCAGATCACTCTCCTTTTGGAACTTGA